From Acinetobacter suaedae, one genomic window encodes:
- a CDS encoding riboflavin synthase — protein MFTGIIESLGKVESLQSVGGDVRLRIQTDLDMSDVHLGDSIATNGICLTVIEWGDNWYAADVSRESLNRTTLGQWKVGQAVNVEKAMLPTTRFGGHIVSGHVDGLGEITLVREDARSLYFEVTAPVELAKYLAEKGSVTVDGISLTINHLRGNILSLNLIPHTAERTNIGTWQVGTKVNLEVDVLARYIERLLLGDKAAEQKAESNISMAFLAENGFLK, from the coding sequence ATGTTTACAGGCATTATTGAAAGTTTAGGTAAGGTAGAAAGCTTACAAAGTGTAGGTGGTGATGTTCGTCTGCGTATTCAGACTGATTTAGATATGTCTGATGTGCATTTGGGCGACTCAATTGCTACCAATGGGATCTGTCTCACTGTGATTGAATGGGGAGATAACTGGTATGCAGCCGATGTTTCACGTGAGAGCTTGAACCGTACCACACTAGGCCAATGGAAAGTTGGTCAAGCTGTCAATGTGGAAAAAGCAATGTTGCCAACGACACGTTTTGGTGGGCATATTGTGAGCGGTCACGTTGACGGTTTAGGTGAGATTACGCTGGTTCGTGAAGATGCGCGTTCCCTCTATTTTGAAGTTACAGCACCTGTTGAACTTGCAAAATATTTAGCAGAAAAGGGGTCTGTGACGGTAGATGGAATTAGCCTGACCATTAATCACCTACGTGGCAATATTTTAAGTTTAAACTTGATTCCGCACACTGCAGAACGGACTAATATTGGTACATGGCAAGTGGGGACTAAAGTGAATTTGGAAGTTGATGTACTTGCGCGTTACATTGAGCGTTTGTTGCTAGGCGATAAGGCGGCCGAGCAAAAAGCTGAATCGAATATTAGTATGGCTTTTTTAGCTGAAAATGGATTTTTAAAATAA
- a CDS encoding MIP/aquaporin family protein has translation MSRSEPTLLGQCVAEFFATAIFLSFGIGVVAALKLAGADLGLWEISIVWGLAVALAIYLSAGISGAHLNPAVTIALALFAGFDKRKVPFYIIAQVAGAATGALMVYGLYSSLFVDFEQTHHMVRGSIESLELAGIFSTYPHHLLSLGQAFMVEMFITMLLLWLIMAIGDDSNGLPRGPLAPILVGLLVAVIGASFGPLTGFAMNPARDFGPKIVAYFSGWGPVAFTGGRDIPYFIVPILAPIVGACLGVLGYKLFFSHFLLSNKVEETHPVEKQVSEMQ, from the coding sequence ATGAGTCGCTCGGAACCCACATTATTGGGGCAATGTGTAGCTGAATTTTTTGCTACCGCAATTTTTTTATCATTTGGTATCGGTGTGGTGGCTGCACTTAAACTTGCTGGAGCAGATTTAGGTCTGTGGGAAATCAGTATTGTTTGGGGCTTAGCAGTTGCCTTAGCAATTTATTTATCGGCGGGTATTTCAGGTGCACATCTTAATCCAGCAGTGACCATCGCTTTGGCTTTATTTGCAGGCTTTGATAAACGCAAAGTTCCTTTTTATATCATTGCACAAGTGGCGGGCGCTGCAACCGGTGCGTTGATGGTATATGGACTGTATAGCAGTTTGTTTGTAGATTTCGAACAGACGCATCATATGGTACGAGGTAGTATTGAAAGCCTTGAGTTAGCTGGAATTTTTTCGACATATCCGCATCATTTATTGTCGCTTGGTCAGGCGTTTATGGTGGAAATGTTTATCACCATGCTATTACTTTGGTTAATCATGGCGATTGGTGATGACAGTAACGGTTTACCGCGTGGGCCTTTAGCACCAATTTTAGTTGGTCTATTGGTTGCCGTAATTGGAGCATCTTTTGGACCGCTGACAGGCTTTGCCATGAATCCTGCACGTGATTTTGGCCCGAAAATCGTTGCCTATTTTTCAGGATGGGGACCCGTTGCGTTTACGGGTGGACGAGATATTCCATATTTTATTGTTCCTATTCTTGCGCCAATTGTTGGGGCTTGCTTAGGAGTATTGGGCTATAAACTGTTTTTTAGCCATTTCTTGTTGAGCAATAAAGTTGAAGAAACGCATCCTGTCGAAAAACAAGTATCAGAAATGCAATAG
- a CDS encoding DNA adenine methylase, with protein MNPEPSVYHKRRHAARTTDEYLFHQLVPYLGNKRRLLHLILEALEITGTLNSKKKNPPIFADFFAGSGVVSRLARQNGYRVIANDWEPYSHALNHAILACVDAPAFKELGGYQKAIDYLNRLPEVKGWVTHNLCPRNDDVYDPARDRLFFKRRNGMRIDAIRQQIATWQAQGAINDVEMSALLAPLLYSASFVSNTSGVFKSFHQGWGGRTQTALERIESLLWLTPSRFCEIGDAKRPAAEMWCVDSQHLANQMSGFEVDVAYLDPPYNQHAYSSNYHVLNALTLWDQVDLPSPDTKGFKSGIDRAWRKERPSPYNSSKHAKDAYEKLLETINARYILTSYSTDGNIEPKDLLTANLKRGKVTLLTQDVPRYRVSKQRQSERARVLEFIVITDTHAKSGPPLRQLLGQLYHFAELGGVDTTGNSTQLALW; from the coding sequence ATGAATCCAGAACCATCGGTTTATCACAAACGTCGTCATGCGGCCCGTACGACTGACGAATATCTTTTTCATCAGTTAGTTCCATATCTTGGAAATAAACGCCGTCTTTTGCATCTGATTTTAGAAGCGCTTGAGATTACTGGGACGCTGAATAGTAAGAAAAAGAATCCACCGATTTTTGCGGATTTCTTTGCCGGCAGTGGGGTGGTTTCTCGTTTGGCCCGTCAGAATGGCTACCGTGTGATTGCTAATGACTGGGAGCCGTATAGCCATGCGCTGAATCATGCGATTTTAGCTTGTGTTGATGCGCCAGCATTTAAAGAATTGGGTGGCTATCAAAAAGCCATTGATTATCTGAACCGTTTGCCTGAAGTGAAAGGCTGGGTTACACATAATTTGTGCCCACGAAATGATGATGTCTATGATCCTGCTCGTGATCGTTTGTTCTTTAAGCGTCGTAATGGGATGCGAATTGATGCGATTCGTCAGCAGATTGCAACTTGGCAGGCACAGGGTGCGATTAATGATGTTGAAATGAGTGCTTTACTCGCGCCGTTACTCTACTCCGCCAGTTTTGTGAGTAACACCAGTGGGGTGTTTAAAAGTTTTCACCAAGGCTGGGGAGGACGTACTCAAACGGCTTTGGAACGAATCGAATCATTACTTTGGTTAACACCAAGCCGTTTCTGTGAGATTGGAGATGCAAAACGTCCCGCCGCAGAAATGTGGTGTGTTGATTCTCAGCATTTGGCCAATCAAATGAGTGGCTTTGAAGTTGATGTTGCTTACCTTGATCCACCTTATAATCAGCATGCCTACAGCAGTAACTATCATGTCTTGAATGCGTTGACTTTATGGGATCAGGTTGATTTACCTTCACCTGATACCAAAGGTTTCAAGAGCGGGATTGATCGTGCGTGGCGCAAAGAACGTCCAAGTCCTTATAATTCTTCCAAGCATGCCAAAGATGCCTATGAGAAGTTATTGGAAACGATTAATGCGCGCTATATCTTGACCAGTTATTCGACTGATGGGAATATTGAGCCAAAAGATTTACTGACCGCAAATTTAAAACGTGGCAAGGTCACGTTGTTAACGCAAGATGTTCCACGTTATCGCGTTAGTAAGCAGCGTCAGTCAGAGCGCGCACGCGTACTTGAATTTATTGTGATTACAGATACTCACGCAAAGTCTGGTCCGCCATTGCGGCAGTTACTTGGTCAGTTGTATCACTTTGCCGAATTGGGCGGTGTCGATACTACAGGAAATAGTACCCAACTTGCACTTTGGTAA
- the ribD gene encoding bifunctional diaminohydroxyphosphoribosylaminopyrimidine deaminase/5-amino-6-(5-phosphoribosylamino)uracil reductase RibD → MSELTPNHLSQAQYWMQRAIDLARLGQYSTKPNPNVGCVIVKDGQIIGEGFHPKAGQPHAEVFALRQAGEDAKDATAYVTLEPCAHYGRTPPCAEALVKAQVKKVVIACSDPNPLVAGKGVKILQDAGIEVETGVCTENAKGLNLGFLKAMSTGLPYVRLKVASSLDGRTAMASGESKWITGSSARQDVQHWRAIAGAVITGIQTVLADDCELNVRVLEGIDLSTVVQPKRIILDRQGQLPLTAKILQNPETVMVMTPFRQELADLGVIQLSPQPLNQLLQTLSQQYQIYDVLVEAGATLSTAFLQQGLVDEMISYVAPTLLGQSARAMFNAEFSKMAEQRRFELVDVTQLGQDIRLRLLPIQELI, encoded by the coding sequence ATGTCTGAGTTAACCCCAAATCATTTATCTCAAGCGCAGTATTGGATGCAACGAGCAATTGATTTGGCTCGACTTGGACAATATTCAACTAAACCTAATCCCAATGTGGGTTGCGTTATTGTTAAAGATGGGCAAATCATTGGTGAAGGTTTCCATCCGAAAGCAGGTCAGCCGCATGCAGAAGTATTTGCATTACGTCAAGCGGGTGAAGATGCAAAAGATGCAACGGCTTATGTGACCTTAGAACCTTGTGCGCATTATGGTCGTACACCTCCTTGTGCTGAAGCTTTAGTGAAGGCGCAAGTGAAGAAAGTTGTGATTGCTTGTTCGGATCCGAATCCATTGGTTGCAGGCAAGGGTGTAAAGATTTTGCAGGATGCCGGGATAGAGGTTGAAACAGGTGTTTGTACCGAGAATGCAAAAGGTTTAAATCTAGGCTTTTTAAAAGCAATGTCTACAGGTTTACCTTATGTCCGTTTAAAAGTTGCATCAAGCCTAGATGGACGTACTGCGATGGCGTCAGGTGAGTCCAAATGGATTACAGGAAGCTCTGCGCGACAAGATGTACAGCATTGGCGTGCTATTGCTGGAGCAGTCATTACAGGAATTCAAACGGTTCTAGCCGATGATTGTGAGCTGAATGTCCGAGTATTAGAGGGCATTGATCTTTCTACAGTGGTACAGCCCAAACGAATTATTTTAGATCGTCAGGGACAACTGCCTCTCACTGCCAAGATTTTGCAAAATCCTGAAACTGTGATGGTGATGACACCATTTCGTCAAGAACTTGCTGATTTAGGCGTGATACAATTGTCACCGCAACCTTTAAATCAGTTATTGCAAACCCTTTCTCAACAATACCAAATTTATGATGTATTGGTTGAGGCGGGTGCAACTTTATCCACCGCCTTTTTACAGCAAGGTTTGGTTGATGAAATGATTAGTTATGTTGCACCAACTTTACTTGGTCAATCTGCTCGCGCTATGTTCAATGCTGAATTTAGCAAAATGGCCGAACAACGACGATTTGAGTTGGTCGATGTAACCCAACTTGGGCAAGACATTCGCCTGAGATTGCTCCCTATCCAAGAGTTGATATGA
- the nrdR gene encoding transcriptional regulator NrdR — MHCPFCNAADSKVIDSRLAAEGCQIRRRRECVVCGERFTTFESYDVVMPRVLKSDGKSEPFDEAKLRRSLMHALQKRPVTQEQIETVLSDIQSQIRRLGERDVKSRMIGEIVMQALFALDHVAYVRFASVYQDFQDVEAFRHQIEQMQQRENEV; from the coding sequence ATGCATTGTCCATTTTGTAACGCCGCTGATAGTAAAGTCATTGACTCCCGTTTGGCTGCCGAAGGCTGTCAGATTAGGCGTCGCCGTGAATGTGTGGTTTGTGGTGAGCGTTTTACAACGTTTGAAAGTTATGATGTTGTGATGCCGCGTGTATTGAAATCAGATGGTAAAAGTGAACCGTTTGATGAAGCAAAATTACGCCGCTCACTGATGCATGCTTTGCAAAAACGTCCGGTGACCCAAGAACAGATTGAAACGGTTCTCAGTGATATCCAATCACAAATCCGTCGTCTCGGTGAGCGTGATGTGAAATCGAGAATGATTGGTGAAATTGTAATGCAAGCATTGTTTGCATTGGATCATGTTGCTTATGTTCGGTTTGCCTCCGTTTATCAAGATTTCCAAGATGTTGAAGCTTTTCGCCATCAGATTGAGCAGATGCAACAACGTGAAAATGAAGTCTAA
- a CDS encoding ammonium transporter codes for MKKMLMALSLSGALLGGSTVVWAEEAATTPVTEQTVVVTETDTLPTTVEVETPAEVAAEPEAEATLDTGDTAWILVSTALVLLMTIPGLALFYGGMVRKKNVLSTMAHSFVAAAVVSIAWVIIGYTLAFGEGNAFIGGLDKLMLSGIGTDALSDSIPEILFVIFQMTFAIITVAIISGSIAERMKFGAFVAFIAIWVVVVYAPITHWVWGGGWLGNDGALDFAGGTVVHINSGVAGLVAAYMLGKRMGLGRESMAPHNLALTVVGASLLWVGWFGFNGGSALGANGSASYAIVVTQVAAAAAALSWLVAEKVVRGKASVLGAASGAVAGLVVITPAAGFVTVGGALIMGLIGGVVCFWGITALKRTLKADDSLDAFGLHGVGGIVGAILTAVFASEFIMGDDAPANMLTQLWVQVEGVLATIAYSAVMTFIILKVIDLAIGIRVSNDDERMGLDLSQHGERVE; via the coding sequence ATGAAAAAAATGCTTATGGCGCTTAGTTTATCTGGCGCACTCCTAGGTGGTTCGACTGTCGTATGGGCAGAAGAAGCTGCTACAACTCCAGTTACAGAGCAAACAGTTGTTGTAACTGAGACTGATACATTACCAACAACTGTTGAGGTTGAAACTCCTGCTGAAGTGGCTGCTGAGCCAGAAGCAGAAGCAACATTAGATACCGGTGATACCGCTTGGATTCTTGTTTCAACAGCATTGGTTCTGTTAATGACGATTCCTGGTTTGGCTTTATTCTACGGTGGTATGGTTCGTAAAAAGAACGTACTGAGCACGATGGCACACAGTTTTGTTGCTGCTGCAGTAGTAAGTATTGCTTGGGTCATTATTGGCTATACCTTAGCTTTTGGTGAAGGGAATGCTTTTATTGGTGGACTTGATAAGCTGATGCTGTCAGGCATAGGTACTGATGCACTGAGTGATTCAATTCCTGAGATTCTATTTGTTATCTTCCAAATGACCTTTGCAATTATTACGGTTGCGATCATTAGTGGTTCGATTGCTGAGCGCATGAAGTTTGGAGCATTTGTTGCTTTTATCGCGATTTGGGTTGTTGTGGTATATGCGCCGATTACTCACTGGGTATGGGGTGGTGGTTGGTTAGGCAATGATGGTGCTTTAGACTTTGCTGGTGGTACTGTCGTTCATATCAACTCTGGTGTTGCTGGTTTAGTTGCGGCTTATATGCTTGGAAAACGTATGGGGCTTGGCCGTGAATCTATGGCACCTCATAATCTTGCGTTAACTGTTGTCGGTGCGAGCTTACTTTGGGTAGGTTGGTTTGGTTTCAACGGTGGTTCTGCATTGGGTGCAAATGGTTCAGCGTCTTATGCTATTGTTGTAACTCAAGTTGCAGCAGCGGCAGCAGCATTGTCTTGGTTAGTGGCTGAAAAAGTTGTTCGTGGCAAGGCTTCAGTTTTAGGTGCAGCTTCAGGTGCGGTTGCTGGTCTAGTTGTGATTACTCCAGCTGCAGGTTTCGTAACTGTAGGTGGCGCATTGATCATGGGTCTGATCGGTGGCGTTGTTTGCTTCTGGGGTATTACCGCATTAAAACGTACGCTGAAAGCGGATGACTCTTTAGATGCATTTGGTTTACATGGTGTTGGTGGTATCGTTGGTGCAATCTTAACTGCCGTATTTGCGAGTGAATTCATCATGGGTGATGATGCTCCAGCAAATATGTTGACTCAATTATGGGTGCAGGTTGAGGGTGTATTAGCAACTATCGCATATAGTGCTGTGATGACCTTTATTATCTTAAAAGTGATTGATCTCGCAATTGGTATCCGTGTGAGCAATGACGATGAGCGTATGGGTCTTGACTTGAGTCAACATGGCGAACGCGTTGAATAA
- the glnK gene encoding P-II family nitrogen regulator, whose translation MKLVTAIVKPFKLDDVREALSDIGVQGITVTEVKGFGRQKGHTELYRGAEYVVDFLPKVKIEIAISDEMVDAVIESITRVASTGKIGDGKIFVTNLEQVIRIRTGETGPDAV comes from the coding sequence ATGAAGCTTGTAACTGCAATTGTAAAACCATTCAAGTTAGATGATGTGCGTGAAGCACTCTCTGATATTGGTGTTCAAGGGATTACCGTAACTGAAGTCAAAGGTTTCGGACGTCAAAAAGGTCATACTGAGTTGTACCGTGGTGCAGAGTATGTTGTTGATTTCTTGCCGAAAGTGAAAATCGAAATCGCGATTAGCGATGAGATGGTAGATGCGGTTATTGAGTCAATCACTCGTGTCGCAAGCACTGGAAAAATTGGTGACGGGAAAATCTTTGTCACAAATCTAGAACAAGTCATCCGTATTCGTACTGGTGAGACTGGACCAGATGCTGTCTAA
- a CDS encoding accessory factor UbiK family protein, with the protein MIETLLQAILQQVDQPKKDLEKNLRALLNESIEKLDLVSKQELDRQRTALNLANQRLTELQQQMKTLEEMVQNKK; encoded by the coding sequence ATGATTGAAACTCTTTTACAAGCAATTTTGCAACAAGTTGATCAGCCTAAAAAAGACTTAGAAAAAAACTTGCGAGCATTATTAAATGAAAGTATCGAAAAATTGGATCTGGTTTCTAAGCAAGAGCTTGATCGCCAAAGAACAGCTTTAAATTTAGCAAATCAGCGCCTCACCGAATTACAGCAACAGATGAAAACTTTAGAGGAAATGGTGCAGAACAAAAAATAA
- a CDS encoding (deoxy)nucleoside triphosphate pyrophosphohydrolase yields the protein MDFIKVAAAVIQKDGLYLCAQRKENKYSYLSMKYEFPGGKIEEGETLQDAVVREIYEELGVKIVVQKKIKKVKHCYPDFNVEITFFACNLIDNNNLSNLEHEKIIWMKAPELTSLDWAAADIPIVNLLQQTL from the coding sequence TTGGATTTCATTAAAGTCGCTGCGGCAGTCATTCAAAAAGATGGTTTATATCTTTGTGCTCAAAGAAAAGAAAACAAATACAGTTATTTATCTATGAAGTATGAATTTCCTGGTGGTAAGATCGAGGAAGGTGAAACTTTGCAGGACGCAGTAGTTCGAGAAATTTATGAAGAACTTGGTGTTAAGATAGTTGTCCAAAAAAAAATTAAAAAAGTGAAACATTGTTATCCAGACTTTAATGTTGAGATTACTTTTTTTGCCTGCAATTTAATCGATAATAACAATTTGAGTAATTTAGAACATGAAAAAATTATTTGGATGAAAGCTCCAGAGCTTACATCACTTGATTGGGCTGCAGCAGATATACCTATAGTTAATTTATTACAACAAACTCTTTAA